Proteins found in one Labrus bergylta chromosome 8, fLabBer1.1, whole genome shotgun sequence genomic segment:
- the vwde gene encoding von Willebrand factor D and EGF domain-containing protein translates to MKLGTVLKLLQCVLFFLPIAMHAQTVLPPECAPGGHSILQNPYRSTTFSSSWLQQSALQEFICDHSLAPGWYQFQIFDKPASMPTQCVEVNHCGTQAPVWLSLAEGESLPGPLELRQLTACATWQLFPGNGKDCCMFRIPVTVRSCGDFYVYLLQPTQGCMGYCAQEMSDTTASTSPPCGPDELDVDGTCQTKQPPTPSVPVIVSEVTGNTVYLKCSFESSSNSSLGHVVAWSRLSPEGRKEELKQETTIQTSAFIELDGFNLRLGDKIYCSCSSFLLDSPDIHGAAVDSHEFFAGITLRPEVISVSEDGRLYELVVESSVPVPCLEDSPSSTEQCSLSLKLSTSSKDEAFLGVDLSLSSCMVDLPRRPCRDGICSRAVIHFSPVTDFVKDDNRTTRISVESIITQNFLWNGYSPEPVEITVKDIPPAYCYSFTDPHIITFDGRHYENYQIGTFVLYKSGFRPFEVHVRQWECGSVVHAASCVCGFVVRDGGDVVAFDMCSGEMGETKPHLSVKNRDLSKSGVRITESYQGRKVTMTFSSGAFVRADVSNWGMSLTLRAPGSDRSHTEGLCGTYDGRSDNDFQTAGGAILEDLHAFISAWRLPPGSSLFDTLPSYLSPPSTRRFCNCQAEPRPPSPRARAQRVTSSDSTCSHRGNVHLSGVIPTLDVTAEYISSVELLRGDGNDRQPLPQGHSSQNSQGGGSDARQLERSFPSRERASGSAHHQPQRGRRQTHRFVSNSPHQSLSQSDLEGFTYFFPEDHEAPVQPDSSLTWPTPSGLTQQQARSQCRQAVANSSIASGCRRLLEESIISSAVGMCVADLQLKNELSWLNATLPLLENECERRLTEKRRREDEYQEVLFVLKCPNLCNWNGQCSDWGCVCFPGFGSYDCSVLADQIPEITELEKEGLCDVRQGDCSTTQVYGQGFKDSYELKCEFVREKFADGDWVLDEPQFVRAVFLDVTALECQLPLQDSRAPADLDLEAVRNRPLARWQIKVSNDGYSYSNAKILTLYDGACQICTLDTEVLCTLREKTCNIDGLCYSEGESNPSSPCLTCRSDSSKHTWSIAEKNEPPALQSLPFRLHSFQGENFIYQLQARDPEGSAVLFTLDSGPEGASLSPAGLLMWTATAEATDSHTFQFTVTDDCNAETRASVQVSVRSCDCLNGASCVTNVHLPAGSGEYRCVCLEGFKGERCEVDIDDCKPNPCRLGLCIDGANAFSCICPPGMTGRTCREDVDECVSEPCSPGVICNNTLGSFICGLCPQGFSGDGRTCTRDKDSPVRAATTPVRVPQRPRPSAPSACSKRPCHPGVQCFESTHVSAGFVCGPCPPGLHGNGRICSSAGQVNNGANGQIHILKSNSSRETTPTSSSSSPISPRRPPDRRTRPETTSSSIRRTPHNQTTSRVLTPTVHRSQPSVEIDPDLTTGVRWGSKYVTCADSPCFPGVPCEPIVTGSFRCGRCPYGFTGDGVICKAVCRYQCARNMECSLPNTCTCKEGYTGYNCHIAVCRPDCKNQGKCVKPNVCDCPVGYSGPTCEEASCEPPCQHGGTCLSRNLCTCPYGYVGPRCEIMVCNRHCENGGECVSPDVCKCKPGWYGPTCNSALCNPFCVNGGTCIRPNICSCPTGFYGSQCQIAVCNPPCKNGGQCMRNNVCSCPEGYTGKRCQKSVCEPTCMNKGKCVGPNTCSCASGWRGRRCNIPVCLQKCKNGGECLGPNTCHCPSGWEGLQCQTAVCKQRCLNGGRCVLPDYCHCRRGYKGLTCAAKVSLTSYNVKAAV, encoded by the exons ATGAAACTTGGAACAGTTTTAAAACTTCTTCAGTGCGTGCTGTTTTTTCTTCCAATCGCGATGCATGCGCAAACAG TGCTCCCTCCAGAGTGCGCACCGGGCGGCCACTCCATCCTCCAGAACCCCTACCGCAGCACCACCTTCAGCTCCAGCTGGCTGCAGCAGTCGGCCCTGCAGGAATTCATCTGCGACCACTCCCTCGCTCCGGGATGGTACCAGTTTCAGATTTTTGACAAGCCGGCAAGCATGCCCACCCAGTGTGTGGAG GTGAATCACTGTGGGACCCAGGCTCCTGTGTGGCTGTCCCTGGCTGAGGGGGAATCCCTGCCGGGTCCTCTGGAGTTGAGGCAGCTGACGGCCTGCGCTACCTGGCAGCTCTTTCCGGGCAACGGTAAAGACTGCTGCATGTTCCGCATCCCGGTCACAGTCCGCAGCTGTGGAGACTTCTATGTGTACCTGCTCCAGCCGACACAGGGATGCATGGGATACTGTGCACAGG AGATGTCAGACACAACAGCCTCGACGTCACCGCCCTGTGGCCCCGACGAGCTTGACGTGGATGGAACATGTCAAA CAAAGCAGCCTCCGACTCCCTCTGTTCCTGTGATCGTCTCCGAGGTGACGGGAAACACGGTCTACCTGAAGTGCAGCTTCGAGAGCAGCTCCAACAGCTCCCTGGGTCACGTGGTGGCCTGGTCCCGCCTCTCACCTGAGGGCAGGAAGGAGGAGCTCAAACAGGAGACCACCATCCAGACCTCCGCCTTTATCGAGCTGGACGGCTTCAACCTCCGTCTGGGTGACAAG ATTTActgctcctgctccagcttcctTTTGGACTCGCCTGACATCCACGGCGCTGCGGTGGACAGTCATGAGTTCTTCGCTGGGATAACG cTGAGACCGGAGGTGATCAGTGTGTCTGAAGATGGGCGGCTGTATGAGTTGGTTGTTGAGAGCTCAGTTCCTGTCCCGTGTCTGGAGGATTCCCCCTCCTCGACGGAGCAGTGCAGCCTGTCTCTGAAGCTCAGTACCAGCAGTAAAG ATGAGGCGTTTCTGGGAGTAGATCTGTCCCTGTCCTCCTGCATGGTGGATCTGCCCCGGCGCCCCTGCAGGGACGGGATCTGCAGCCGAGCGGTGATCCACTTCAGCCCCGTCACAGACTTTGTCAAAGATGACAACAGGACGACTCGGATATCGGTTGAATCCATTATCACACAGAACTTTCTCTGGAACGGATACTCACCAGAACCAGTGGAG ATAACAGTGAAAGACATCCCTCCGGCCTACTGCTACTCCTTTACTGATCCTCACATCATCACATTTGATGGCAG GCACTATGAGAACTACCAGATCGGCACGTTTGTCCTCTATAAGAGCGGCTTCCGGCCGTTCGAGGTCCATGTTCGTCAGTGGGAGTGCGGCAGCGTCGTGCACGCCGCCTCCTGTGTGTGCGGCTTCGTGGTGAGGGATGGCGGCGATGTCGTCGCCTTTGACATGTGCAGCGGAGAAATGGGAGAAACCAAACCTCACCTGTCCGTGAAGAACAGAGACCTGAGCAAGAGCGGCGTCCGCATCACAGAGTCCTACCAGGGGCGCAAAGTCACG ATGACCTTCTCCTCTGGAGCCTTTGTCCGAGCCGATGTGTCTAACTGGGGGATGAGTCTGACGCTGAGAGCGCCCGGTTCAGACCGCAGCCACACTGAGGGTCTGTGCGGGACATATGATGGACGGTCAGACAACGACTTCCAAACAGCAGGAGGCGCTATACTAGAGGACCTGCACGCTTTTATCTCTGCATGGAG aCTCCCTCCAGGCAGCAGCCTGTTTGACACCCTGCCATCCTACCTGAGTCCCCCGAGCACCCGCAGGTTCTGTAACTGTCAGGCAGAGCCCCGTCCCCCATCCCCCAGAGCCCGAGCTCAACGAGTCACCTCCTCTGACTCCACCTGCTCTCATCGTGGCAACGTGCATCTCTCCGGCGTCATCCCCACTCTTGATGTCACCGCTGAGTACATCAGCTCGGTGGAGCTACTCAGAGGGGACGGCAATGACAGACAGCCGCTGCCTCAAGGTCACTCCAGCCAAAACTCCCAGGGTGGAGGTAGTGATGCTCGGCAGCTTGAGAGAAGCTTCCCGTCCAGGGAGAGAGCCTCTGGGTCCGCTCACCATCAGCCACAGAGAGGCAGGCGGCAGACCCACCGTTTTGTTTCTAACTCTCCGCATCAAAGCCTCAGCCAGTCTGATCTGGAAGGCTTCACCTACTTTTTCCCAGAGGATCACGAAGCTCCAGTTCAACCAGACTCTTCCCTCACCTGGCCCACACCATCTGGCCTGACCCAGCAGCAGGCCAGGTCCCAGTGCCGACAGGCTGTGGCAAACTCAAGCATAGCGTCCGGCTGCAGGCGCCTGTTAGAGGAGTCGATAATAAGCAGTGCCGTGGGCATGTGTGTCGCCGACCTGCAGCTGAAGAACGAGCTGTCATGGCTGAATGCAACACTACCTCTGCTGGAGAACGAGTGTGAGAGGAGGCTGacggagaagaggagaagagaggacgAGTACCAGGAGGTTCTGTTTGTCCTCAAGTGTCCAAACCTCTGCAACTGGAACGGCCAGTGCTCGGATTGGGGATGTGTTTGCTTCCCAGGGTTCGGCTCTTATGACTGCAGTGTGCTGGCTG ACCAGATCCCAGAGATCACCGAGCTGGAGAAGGAGGGTCTGTGTGACGTCCGGCAGGGCGACTGCTCCACCACCCAGGTCTACGGTCAAGGCTTCAAGGACTCCTACGAGCTCAAGTGTGAGTTTGTTAGAGAAAAg TTTGCTGACGGGGATTGGGTTCTGGACGAGCCCCAGTTCGTCCGAGCCGTCTTTCTGGATGTGACTGCTCTGGAGTGCCAGCTCCCCCTGCAGGACAGCCGCGCTCCTGCAGACTTGGACCTGGAAGCTGTGAGAAACAGACCCCTGGCTCGCTGGCAGATCAAA GTTTCCAACGATGGCTACAGCTACAGCAACGCCAAGATTCTCACTCTGTATGATGGAGCCTGCCAGATCTGCACCCTCGACACGGAGGTGCTCTGTACCCTCAGG GAGAAAACCTGCAACATCGACGGCCTGTGTTACAGTGAGGGGGAGTCCAATCCCAGCAGCCCTTGCCTCACATGCCGCTCAGACTCGTCCAAACACACGTGGTCCATCGCAGAGA AGAACGAGCCCCCGGCGCTCCAGTCTTTGCCATTCCGTCTCCACTCCTTCCAGGGGGAAAATTTCATCTACCAGCTCCAAGCTCGGGACCCTGAGGGCTCCGCGGTGCTCTTCACCCTGGACTCAGGTCCTGAAGGTGCATCTCTGTCCCCGGCCGGCCTGCTGATGTGGACGGCCACAGCTGAAGCTACAGACTCACACACTTTCCAGTTTACTGTGACGGACGACTGCAACGCTGAAACCAGGGCTTCAGTGCAG GTGTCAGTGCGCTCCTGTGACTGTCTGAACGGAGCTTCCTGTGTGACCAACGTCCACCTCCCTGCTGGCAGCGGGGAGTaccggtgtgtgtgtctggagggGTTTAAAGGTGAAAGGTGCGAGGTGGACATCGATGACTGTAAACCAAACCCCTGCAGACTGGGCCTCTGTATCGACGGAGCCAACGCCTTCTCCTGTATCTGCCCGCCTGGAATGACAG GCCGCACATGCAGAGAAGACGTAGACGAGTGCGTCTCTGAGCCGTGCTCTCCGGGAGTGATCTGTAACAACACGCTGGGCTCCTTCATCTGTGGACTCTGCCCGCAAGGATTCAGCGGGGACGGGAGAACCTGCACAC GTGACAAAGACTCTCCGGTCAGAGCGGCGACCACACCGGTAAGAGTTCCACAGAGACCCAGACCGTCAGCCCCGTCAGCGTGCTCCAAGCGGCCGTGTCACCCGGGGGTTCAGTGTTTTGAGAGCACCCATGTCTCGGCGGGGTTTGTCTGTGGACCCTGTCCTCCTGGTCTCCATGGAAACGGGCGGATATGCTCGTCAGCTG GTCAGGTCAACAATGGAGCAAATGGTCAAATTCACATCCTAAAATCCAATTCCAGCAGAGAAACCACTCccacctcctcttcatcatctcccATATCACCCAGACGACCCCCTGACAGGAGGACCAGACCTGAAACCACCAGCTCCAGTATCAGGAGGACGCCACACAATCAAACTACCAGCAGAGTGTTGACGCCCACCGTCCACAGAAGTCAGCCCAGCGTGGAGATAGACCCTGACCTCACCACAGGGGTCAGGTGGGGGTCTAAGTACGTGACCTGTGCTGACTCCCCCTGCTTCCCTGGTGTTCCCTGTGAGCCCATTGTCACGGGTTCCTTCAGGTGTGGACGCTGCCCGTACGGGTTCACTGGAGATGGAGTCATATGTAAAG CTGTGTGCAGGTATCAGTGTGCGAGGAACATGGAGTGCTCTCTGCCCAACACCTGCACCTGCAAGGAAGGCTACACCGGATACAACTGTCACATTG CTGTGTGTCGACCTGACTGTAAGAACCAGGGGAAGTGTGTGAAACCGAACGTGTGTGACTGCCCTGTGGGCTACAGCGGGCCCACCTGTGAGGAAG CTAGCTGTGAGCCTCCCTGTCAACATGGAGGCACCTGTCTGAGCAGAAACCTGTGTACCTGCCCCTACGGCTACGTGGGACCCAGATGTGAAATCA tGGTGTGTAACAGGCACTGTGAAAATGGAGGTGAATGTGTCTCTCCTGACGTCTGCAAATGCAAACCAGGCTGGTACGGACCGACGTGCAACTCAG CTCTCTGTAACCCGTTCTGTGTGAACGGAGGAACCTGCATCAGGCCCAACATCTGCTCCTGCCCCACTGGTTTCTACGGCTCCCAGTGTCAGATTG CTGTATGCAATCCTCCCTGTAAGAACGGAGGTCAGTGTATGAGGAACAACGTGTGCTCCTGTCCCGAAGGCTACACAGGAAAACGCTGTCAGAAGA